One window of Campylobacter sp. RM12651 genomic DNA carries:
- a CDS encoding SLC13 family permease: MDLFLSLTGFIGLGFIVWLLLKDKTTPAIAFILVSFVVAAMLMIMDYCGLEVGKALGVKGDVLNFKAMKGFIKDGVNTVSDTAALFVFSILFFSVLSASGFFNKIINFLLSKVTPNVFVITILTSLMAMFVHLDGSGAATFLIVIPAMLPIYERLGMRKSSLLLICASAMGVMNVLPWGGPTLRAATVIKADANDLWHQLIPMQVLGLVLALALAIFIGYQEKRRGAGGNLEGIKLEIEKSEFQNDKFFLVNVFLLIAVIAALVINVLPSYVCFMIGFAIALPLNYPNLKIAKKVLDKASGGAIMMYITLIGAGILIGVFDKSGIMNKMGASILTLVPNEYGNLIPLVVGLLAVPMALIFCTDSYFYGVMPVVLSVTNAFGIDPMNLAIIMVLARNCATFISPVVPATLLGCGLADVSIKEHIKRSFFYIWAISIICLIFGYVAGIIPHLF; the protein is encoded by the coding sequence ATGGATTTATTTTTATCGCTTACAGGCTTTATTGGGCTTGGATTTATTGTATGGCTACTCTTAAAAGATAAAACCACTCCTGCAATAGCATTTATTTTAGTTAGCTTTGTAGTTGCTGCAATGCTTATGATAATGGATTATTGTGGGTTAGAAGTCGGAAAAGCTTTAGGGGTTAAAGGAGATGTTTTAAACTTTAAAGCAATGAAAGGTTTTATAAAAGATGGTGTAAACACCGTTAGCGATACAGCAGCTTTATTTGTATTTTCTATTCTTTTTTTTAGTGTGCTTAGTGCTAGTGGATTTTTTAATAAAATTATTAATTTCTTGCTTAGTAAAGTTACACCAAATGTATTTGTAATCACAATTCTTACTTCACTTATGGCAATGTTTGTTCATCTTGATGGTAGTGGAGCAGCTACATTTTTAATAGTTATTCCGGCTATGCTTCCAATTTATGAAAGACTTGGAATGAGAAAATCATCGCTTTTATTAATTTGTGCTAGTGCAATGGGTGTTATGAATGTTCTTCCTTGGGGAGGTCCAACTCTAAGAGCTGCAACGGTTATTAAAGCTGACGCGAATGATTTATGGCATCAATTAATCCCTATGCAAGTTTTAGGTCTTGTTTTAGCACTAGCTTTAGCTATTTTTATCGGTTATCAAGAAAAAAGGCGTGGTGCTGGTGGTAATCTTGAAGGAATTAAACTTGAAATTGAAAAAAGCGAATTTCAAAACGATAAATTTTTCTTAGTAAATGTATTTTTACTAATAGCTGTTATTGCTGCTTTAGTAATTAATGTATTACCTTCTTATGTTTGTTTTATGATAGGTTTTGCAATTGCGTTGCCACTAAATTATCCTAATTTAAAAATAGCTAAAAAAGTTTTAGATAAAGCAAGTGGTGGAGCAATAATGATGTATATTACTTTAATTGGTGCAGGAATTTTAATTGGTGTATTTGATAAAAGTGGAATTATGAATAAAATGGGAGCTTCAATTCTAACTCTAGTGCCTAATGAATATGGTAATTTAATTCCTTTAGTAGTAGGCTTGCTTGCTGTTCCTATGGCATTAATCTTTTGCACGGATTCTTATTTTTATGGCGTTATGCCTGTGGTTTTAAGCGTTACAAATGCTTTTGGAATTGACCCAATGAACCTTGCTATTATTATGGTTTTAGCTAGAAATTGTGCTACATTTATAAGCCCTGTTGTTCCTGCTACATTGCTTGGATGTGGTCTTGCTGATGTATCTATAAAAGAACATATTAAACGCTCATTCTTTTATATTTGGGCAATTAGTATTATTTGCTTAATTTTTGGATATGTTGCAGGAATAATCCCACACTTATTTTAA
- a CDS encoding SPOR domain-containing protein, translating to MQEHNKFEDLVLESNNKKNKQKQMLFKIIIGIIVFLIALIIYKLISNGDSQKSPLPPIEPNATFEQKAQDNEVFENLKSENDGFSDDFTSLEERLKKENNIVEPEPKKSQEVQNVVKELAKANQQPTPALETPKEEVKPAVVEEKKPVVVEEKKQTTQTTKQENSVFDTLNVKKPVAQQEKPANKAPTTSDNGSYIQVYAGKNIDLKSHEIKKLDTLGLQYKVVTDNKGMSRVIVGPYSNSDKANALKFVRDNVKKDAFYYHAK from the coding sequence ATGCAAGAACACAATAAATTTGAAGATTTAGTTTTAGAAAGTAACAACAAAAAGAATAAACAAAAACAAATGTTATTTAAGATAATTATAGGCATAATAGTTTTTCTAATTGCCTTGATTATATATAAATTAATAAGCAATGGAGATAGTCAAAAAAGCCCATTACCACCGATAGAACCTAATGCTACATTTGAACAAAAAGCTCAAGATAATGAAGTTTTTGAGAATTTAAAAAGTGAAAATGATGGTTTTAGTGATGATTTTACATCTTTAGAAGAAAGATTAAAAAAAGAAAATAATATAGTAGAACCAGAACCTAAAAAATCTCAAGAAGTTCAAAATGTTGTAAAAGAATTAGCAAAAGCAAATCAACAACCTACGCCAGCACTTGAAACTCCTAAAGAAGAAGTAAAACCTGCTGTAGTTGAAGAGAAAAAGCCTGTGGTTGTAGAAGAGAAAAAGCAAACTACTCAAACAACAAAACAAGAAAACTCAGTATTTGATACATTAAATGTTAAAAAGCCAGTTGCTCAACAAGAAAAACCAGCAAATAAAGCACCTACTACAAGTGATAATGGAAGCTATATTCAAGTATATGCAGGTAAAAATATTGACCTAAAATCACACGAAATTAAAAAACTAGATACGCTAGGATTACAATATAAAGTAGTTACTGATAATAAAGGTATGAGTAGAGTAATTGTAGGACCTTATTCAAATTCTGATAAAGCAAATGCCTTAAAATTTGTAAGAGATAATGTGAAAAAAGACGCATTTTATTATCATGCAAAATAA
- a CDS encoding acyl-CoA thioesterase, whose product MKELKEARLRLVAMPKDTNPAGNIFGGWIMSQIDLAGAVAAKEIANGRVVTIAVEQMTFKKPVYVGDIVSFYADIVKVGSTSIQVQVEVIAERCTPKLYGVCVPVTSALLTYVNVDENGEKIKIDENLKRYKGF is encoded by the coding sequence ATGAAAGAATTAAAAGAAGCAAGGCTTAGATTAGTTGCTATGCCAAAAGATACAAATCCTGCAGGCAATATTTTTGGTGGTTGGATAATGAGTCAAATAGATTTAGCTGGTGCAGTTGCAGCTAAAGAAATAGCAAATGGTAGAGTAGTTACTATTGCAGTTGAACAAATGACCTTTAAAAAACCTGTTTATGTTGGAGATATTGTGAGCTTTTATGCTGATATTGTAAAAGTTGGAAGCACATCAATACAAGTTCAAGTAGAAGTTATCGCTGAACGCTGCACTCCTAAATTATATGGAGTTTGTGTGCCTGTTACAAGTGCACTTTTAACTTATGTAAATGTTGATGAAAACGGAGAAAAAATCAAAATTGATGAGAATTTAAAACGCTACAAGGGATTTTAA
- a CDS encoding SLC13 family permease, protein MEQINLIILFFLLLSIVLGYLFKANIGIFAIVLCFIAAYIYGLKPSEIVKLWGLDLFFILVSITYFYGFVINNGTLNNLASKAVYGVRNYPWSIPIVLYIVVVIFVGIGPGHYAGFAFMSPLVLYIANKIKMNKILAAIIIYSGSCAGGFNPFTLGGRVTYNLIENLGFTPEQSAIMQLNLGKNMFIAHTLIFILGYVLLKGYKVVYSSNIDKPEKLNSIQIKTILIVTFVFSLVMVPSIYLSFQPENLLMSKMTIFFNPTFVSFLGIILAIVFKIGDETQAFKNIPWNLIFMIGALTMLIALGKSTGAMQIISNFLSAQGGNDSSWIYYLLGVLSSSMSAFASSMGVVMPTFFPIVPSLSVLEPSLAFSIIATFATFTGYSSFSSGGALVLAGTQDEQERKYLFIRLLILPILLVLFGFLLLFLGVIN, encoded by the coding sequence ATTGAACAAATTAACTTAATCATTTTATTTTTTTTATTATTGTCAATAGTTTTAGGCTATTTATTTAAAGCAAATATTGGTATTTTTGCAATTGTATTATGCTTTATTGCTGCTTATATTTATGGCTTAAAACCTAGTGAAATTGTAAAATTATGGGGGCTTGATTTATTTTTTATCTTAGTTTCTATTACTTATTTTTATGGCTTTGTCATAAATAATGGAACTTTAAATAATCTAGCTTCAAAAGCAGTTTATGGGGTAAGAAACTATCCTTGGAGTATTCCTATAGTTTTATATATTGTTGTTGTAATTTTTGTCGGTATTGGACCAGGGCATTATGCTGGATTTGCCTTTATGAGCCCATTAGTTTTATACATAGCTAATAAGATTAAAATGAATAAAATTTTAGCTGCTATTATAATTTATTCAGGTTCTTGTGCTGGGGGATTTAATCCTTTTACTTTAGGTGGTAGGGTTACTTATAATCTAATTGAGAATTTAGGTTTTACACCTGAACAATCAGCAATTATGCAATTAAATCTTGGAAAAAATATGTTTATAGCACATACTTTAATTTTTATTTTAGGATATGTGTTATTAAAGGGGTATAAGGTTGTATATTCATCAAATATTGATAAACCTGAAAAACTAAATTCTATACAAATTAAAACGATTTTAATAGTTACATTTGTATTTTCTTTGGTTATGGTTCCATCAATTTATTTATCTTTTCAACCTGAAAATTTATTGATGAGTAAAATGACTATATTTTTTAATCCTACTTTTGTTTCATTCTTAGGAATTATTTTAGCTATTGTATTTAAGATAGGAGATGAAACACAAGCTTTTAAAAATATACCTTGGAATTTAATTTTTATGATTGGTGCATTAACTATGCTAATAGCACTTGGAAAATCTACTGGTGCTATGCAAATAATAAGCAATTTTTTAAGCGCTCAAGGTGGCAATGATAGTAGCTGGATATATTATTTATTAGGCGTTTTATCTTCTTCAATGAGTGCATTTGCATCTAGTATGGGCGTTGTAATGCCGACATTTTTTCCTATTGTTCCAAGTCTTAGCGTATTAGAGCCATCTTTGGCATTTTCTATTATCGCAACATTTGCAACATTTACGGGGTATTCAAGTTTTTCATCAGGTGGAGCATTGGTTTTAGCAGGGACACAAGATGAGCAAGAAAGAAAATATTTATTTATTAGGTTATTAATATTACCTATTTTGCTTGTGTTATTTGGGTTTTTGTTATTGTTTTTAGGTGTTATTAATTAA
- a CDS encoding 3'-5' exonuclease yields MMKYVLFDTETTGNTELDRIIQVGALVIDSEKYEFNEIEYAENIFDNIQERKVLVFDELCSSEVNISFESMEVHNITPEMLINKPKFSETKFSKMLNELNSNENYLIAHNIKFDLGMLEKEGFQNNFKLIDTYKCAKAIFPDFNHHRLQYLRYFLGLYKIEQEEAQKLGIIIKAHDAIGDVLVMKLLLDELLKHKNYEELHEITKAPLISTKFSFGKYKGKSFDEVRAVDNGYLLWAMNNLDDEDLKYSIKKFLGLI; encoded by the coding sequence ATTATGAAATATGTTTTATTTGATACAGAAACTACAGGAAATACAGAATTAGATAGGATTATTCAAGTAGGTGCTTTGGTAATTGATAGTGAAAAATATGAATTTAATGAAATAGAATATGCTGAAAATATTTTTGACAATATACAAGAAAGAAAAGTTTTAGTATTTGATGAATTATGCAGTAGTGAAGTAAATATTTCTTTTGAATCTATGGAAGTTCATAACATAACCCCTGAAATGCTTATTAATAAGCCAAAATTTAGTGAAACGAAATTTTCAAAAATGCTAAATGAGCTTAATTCAAACGAAAATTACTTAATAGCTCATAATATTAAGTTTGATTTAGGAATGTTAGAAAAAGAAGGCTTTCAAAATAATTTTAAATTAATTGATACTTATAAGTGCGCTAAGGCTATTTTTCCTGACTTTAATCATCACAGATTGCAATATTTAAGATATTTTTTAGGGCTTTATAAAATTGAGCAAGAAGAGGCACAAAAATTAGGAATAATTATAAAAGCTCATGATGCGATAGGCGATGTTTTGGTTATGAAATTATTATTAGATGAATTATTAAAACATAAAAATTATGAAGAATTGCACGAAATTACAAAAGCCCCATTAATTAGTACTAAATTTAGCTTTGGAAAATACAAGGGCAAAAGTTTTGATGAGGTTAGAGCTGTTGATAATGGATATTTGTTGTGGGCTATGAATAATTTAGATGATGAAGATTTAAAATATTCTATCAAGAAATTTTTAGGATTAATTTGA
- a CDS encoding CoA ester lyase — protein MKTKSFLFVPSIKNDRFNKALNSGADYIIIDLEDSISPNQKDKGRANILEFANNTDANFFIRINDTKSEYFNDDMKLLDELNKMKKLYAIVLPKSESSKEFELFKDFKDLIIIPIIESALGVDSLDDIASSKLIKLLSFGALDISLELGLKEGSGRENLLNHIRNQIVIKSAKYKLLPPINGVYPNIKDEIGLKSELEFVSSMGFGGSLSIHPNQIPIINQVFSPTKEQILWAKEIVELAKNTDDIVFNYKGNMIDLPVIKKAQNILANI, from the coding sequence ATGAAAACTAAGAGTTTTTTGTTTGTTCCATCAATTAAAAATGATAGATTTAATAAGGCTTTAAATAGCGGAGCTGATTATATTATTATTGATTTAGAAGATTCAATTAGCCCTAATCAAAAAGATAAAGGCAGGGCTAATATTTTAGAATTTGCAAATAATACAGATGCTAATTTTTTTATAAGAATTAATGATACTAAGAGTGAATATTTTAATGATGATATGAAATTATTAGATGAATTAAATAAAATGAAAAAATTATATGCAATTGTATTGCCTAAGAGTGAGAGCTCAAAAGAATTTGAATTATTTAAAGATTTTAAAGATTTAATAATAATTCCAATTATTGAAAGTGCTTTGGGCGTTGATAGTTTAGATGATATTGCAAGTTCAAAATTAATTAAATTATTAAGTTTTGGTGCTTTAGATATTTCTTTAGAATTAGGATTAAAAGAAGGCAGTGGAAGAGAAAATTTATTAAATCACATAAGAAATCAAATAGTGATAAAAAGTGCAAAATATAAATTATTACCACCAATTAATGGAGTATATCCTAATATTAAAGATGAAATTGGTTTAAAATCTGAATTAGAATTTGTATCTTCTATGGGTTTTGGCGGGTCTTTAAGCATTCATCCAAATCAAATTCCAATAATCAATCAAGTATTTAGTCCTACTAAAGAACAAATTCTATGGGCTAAAGAAATAGTAGAATTGGCAAAAAATACTGATGATATTGTATTTAATTATAAAGGCAATATGATAGATTTGCCAGTAATTAAGAAAGCTCAAAATATACTAGCAAATATCTAA
- a CDS encoding YraN family protein — MKQENLLNKSIKGLKSYIFGYENEQKAKKYLEKNNFKIIKTNYKTKFGEIDIIALKDKTLHFIEVKSSKNYESEYYLTPKKLERIIKSIYIFNQHYEDYNNLNYCIDLIAINDNNINYIENIT, encoded by the coding sequence ATGAAGCAAGAGAACTTATTAAATAAGAGTATAAAAGGACTAAAATCATATATTTTTGGCTATGAAAACGAACAAAAAGCTAAAAAATACTTAGAAAAAAATAATTTTAAAATAATTAAAACAAATTATAAAACCAAATTTGGAGAAATTGACATAATCGCTTTAAAAGATAAAACCTTGCATTTTATTGAAGTAAAATCAAGCAAAAATTATGAAAGCGAATATTATTTAACACCAAAAAAATTAGAAAGAATTATAAAATCTATTTATATTTTTAATCAACATTATGAAGATTACAATAATTTAAATTATTGCATAGATTTAATAGCAATAAATGATAATAACATTAATTATATAGAAAATATAACATAG
- the glyA gene encoding serine hydroxymethyltransferase → MIFDTEINEIIKEEFKRQNENLEMIASENFTFPEVMMATGSILTNKYAEGYPSKRYYGGCEIVDKAEVLAIERCKKLFNCNYANVQPHSGSQANQGAYAALLNPGDIILGMDLSAGGHLTHGSKVNASGKVYTSYSYGVDENGYLNYDEIEKIALEVKPKLIVCGASAYARIIDFERFRKIADKVGAFLLADIAHIAGLVVANLHPSPFPHAHIVTSTTHKTLRGPRGGIIMTNDKELAKKINSAIFPNLQGGPLMHIIAAKAVGFKYNLDESWKTYANQVIKNCKVLADELLKEGFKLVSGGTDNHLLLMDFSDCEFSGKDAQIALEKAGITANKNSVPNEKRSPFITSGLRLGTAALSARGMKEEEMKIIAQTISLVLKNLNNDEIIKKAKETTLKLSENFPLYKDLKC, encoded by the coding sequence TGATTGCTAGTGAGAATTTCACTTTTCCTGAAGTTATGATGGCTACAGGTAGTATTCTTACAAATAAATACGCAGAAGGCTATCCATCAAAAAGATATTATGGTGGTTGTGAAATCGTTGATAAAGCAGAAGTTTTAGCAATTGAGCGTTGTAAAAAATTATTTAATTGTAATTACGCAAATGTTCAACCCCATTCAGGCTCACAAGCAAATCAAGGTGCATACGCAGCATTATTAAATCCAGGAGATATTATTTTAGGAATGGATTTAAGTGCAGGTGGGCATTTAACTCACGGCTCAAAGGTAAATGCAAGTGGCAAAGTATATACTAGCTATAGCTACGGAGTAGATGAAAATGGTTATTTAAATTATGATGAAATTGAAAAAATTGCCCTAGAAGTAAAACCAAAATTAATAGTTTGTGGTGCTAGTGCTTATGCTAGAATAATTGATTTTGAAAGATTTCGTAAAATTGCTGATAAAGTAGGAGCATTTTTATTAGCTGATATTGCACATATTGCCGGTCTTGTAGTAGCTAATCTTCACCCAAGTCCATTTCCACACGCTCACATAGTAACTTCAACAACTCATAAAACTCTAAGAGGGCCAAGAGGTGGGATAATAATGACTAATGATAAAGAACTTGCAAAAAAAATAAATTCAGCAATCTTTCCTAACCTTCAAGGTGGTCCATTAATGCATATTATTGCAGCAAAAGCAGTTGGATTTAAATATAATCTTGATGAAAGTTGGAAAACATACGCTAATCAAGTTATAAAAAATTGCAAGGTATTAGCCGATGAATTGCTAAAAGAAGGATTTAAATTAGTAAGTGGTGGAACTGACAATCACTTGTTGTTAATGGATTTTAGTGATTGTGAATTTAGCGGAAAAGATGCTCAAATAGCATTAGAAAAAGCAGGTATTACAGCTAATAAAAATAGCGTTCCTAACGAAAAGCGTTCTCCTTTTATTACAAGTGGATTAAGACTTGGCACTGCTGCACTTAGTGCTCGTGGTATGAAAGAAGAAGAAATGAAAATAATAGCACAGACAATAAGCCTAGTGCTAAAGAATTTAAATAACGATGAAATTATAAAAAAAGCAAAAGAAACTACGCTAAAATTAAGCGAAAATTTCCCATTATATAAGGACTTAAAATGTTAA
- a CDS encoding DUF1882 domain-containing protein, translating into MLTSNELALIKMINSHYFIKRDTIVSKIEHKGRTFFNKYERVNEFLSPSLIREHSEGKITIAHNLINAQDKVENIVFDYNGFNTEKFWHRAQLLLREEGFINFTAYKSKTPGHLHLYIHKGHTAFAEGCGLANKLSAMLAQKMPVEWRVFPTLDMPKEYNILALPYEIYQKERGASWSKHM; encoded by the coding sequence ATGTTAACAAGCAATGAATTAGCCTTAATTAAAATGATTAATTCACATTATTTTATAAAAAGAGATACTATAGTAAGCAAAATTGAGCATAAAGGTAGAACTTTTTTTAATAAGTATGAAAGAGTTAATGAGTTTTTATCTCCAAGCTTAATAAGAGAACATTCAGAAGGTAAAATAACAATAGCTCACAATTTAATAAACGCACAAGATAAAGTAGAAAATATAGTATTTGACTACAATGGTTTTAATACTGAAAAATTTTGGCATAGAGCTCAATTATTATTAAGAGAAGAAGGTTTTATTAATTTCACAGCTTATAAAAGCAAAACGCCAGGTCATCTTCATTTATATATTCACAAAGGTCATACTGCATTTGCCGAAGGTTGTGGATTAGCTAATAAACTAAGTGCAATGTTGGCTCAAAAAATGCCCGTTGAATGGAGAGTATTTCCAACACTTGATATGCCTAAGGAATACAATATTTTAGCATTACCTTATGAAATTTATCAAAAAGAGCGTGGGGCATCTTGGTCAAAACATATGTAA
- a CDS encoding CaiB/BaiF CoA-transferase family protein has protein sequence MLPLEGKLVLSIEQAIAAPFCTRQLADLGARVIKIERPDVGDLARGYDTRVDGLASHFVWTNRSKESLAIDLKTEEGMKIIKSILPKVDIFVQNLAFGAAKRLGLDYENLIKYNPKMIVCDISGYGEGGEYEHKKAYDLLIQSESGLVSITGTGDECVKVPISIADISAGMYAYSGILQALLYLEKTNKGSRIEISMLECMAEWMGYPIYYTYKGANPPIKKGAFHASITPYGPYKAGDGNVVMFGLQNEREWSNFCKIVLEDESLINDEEFKNNTLRTKNAQKIKEIIENKFKNLTAKDVVDRLEKAKIANGNVNELKDVWNHSQLKSRNRWREVDTEVGKIPALLPPATNNNYEPRMDKIPALGEHTHKILKEFGFKDEISQLQSKNIIKVRDEN, from the coding sequence ATGTTGCCATTAGAAGGAAAATTAGTATTAAGTATAGAACAAGCAATAGCAGCACCATTTTGCACTAGACAATTAGCTGATTTAGGTGCTAGAGTTATTAAGATAGAACGCCCTGATGTAGGGGATTTGGCAAGAGGATATGATACTAGAGTAGATGGACTTGCAAGTCATTTTGTATGGACTAATAGAAGTAAGGAGAGTTTAGCTATTGATTTAAAAACCGAAGAAGGTATGAAAATAATAAAATCAATTTTACCTAAGGTGGATATTTTCGTTCAAAATCTAGCATTTGGGGCTGCAAAAAGACTAGGATTAGATTATGAAAATTTAATTAAATATAATCCAAAAATGATTGTTTGTGATATTTCTGGCTATGGAGAAGGTGGAGAATACGAACACAAAAAAGCTTATGATTTATTAATTCAATCAGAAAGTGGCTTAGTATCTATAACAGGAACTGGCGATGAGTGTGTAAAAGTGCCAATTAGTATAGCTGATATATCTGCTGGAATGTATGCTTATAGTGGGATTTTACAAGCGCTTTTATATCTTGAAAAAACAAATAAAGGCTCAAGAATAGAAATATCAATGTTAGAATGTATGGCTGAATGGATGGGGTATCCAATATATTATACTTATAAGGGTGCTAATCCGCCTATTAAAAAAGGTGCTTTTCACGCTAGTATTACCCCTTATGGTCCTTATAAGGCTGGTGATGGTAATGTTGTTATGTTTGGTCTTCAAAATGAAAGAGAATGGAGTAATTTTTGTAAGATTGTATTAGAAGATGAAAGCTTAATTAATGATGAAGAATTTAAAAATAACACATTAAGAACAAAAAACGCACAAAAGATTAAAGAAATAATAGAAAATAAATTTAAAAATCTAACGGCAAAAGATGTGGTGGATAGATTAGAAAAAGCAAAAATTGCAAATGGTAATGTAAATGAATTAAAAGATGTGTGGAATCACTCTCAATTAAAAAGTAGAAATAGATGGAGAGAAGTTGATACTGAAGTAGGTAAAATCCCAGCATTATTGCCACCGGCTACAAATAATAATTATGAGCCTAGAATGGATAAAATCCCAGCGTTAGGAGAACATACTCATAAAATCTTAAAAGAATTTGGATTTAAAGATGAAATTTCTCAACTACAATCAAAAAATATAATAAAGGTAAGAGATGAAAACTAA
- a CDS encoding shikimate dehydrogenase: MQNNIYGVIGNPIAHSKSPIIHNLWYERLNINANYEKILVENPNDLKNTILKYKGVNVTLPYKEEVAILANYKDEGVINTKAANTIINDNGILKAYNTDIFGFYEPIKNYKINNALIIGAGGAARAVYYSLAKNNIKTKVINRSKKDDFLCEVHTALDEFEFDLIINSTSASLKNLLPLEENLLEKLAKNTKIAYDLAYNHDIFLDFCKLKNPNIITQDGLDMLIFQAALAFEYFCGIYPNEDLINEARELIK, encoded by the coding sequence ATGCAAAATAATATTTACGGAGTGATAGGAAATCCTATCGCTCACTCAAAATCTCCTATAATTCATAATCTATGGTATGAAAGATTAAATATAAATGCTAATTATGAGAAAATTTTAGTAGAAAATCCAAATGATTTAAAAAACACAATTTTAAAATATAAAGGTGTTAATGTAACTTTACCTTATAAAGAAGAAGTTGCAATACTAGCAAATTATAAAGATGAAGGCGTTATAAACACAAAAGCGGCAAATACTATAATAAATGATAATGGAATTTTAAAAGCTTATAATACTGATATATTTGGGTTTTATGAACCTATAAAAAATTACAAAATAAACAATGCCTTAATAATAGGAGCTGGTGGGGCTGCTAGGGCTGTTTATTATTCTTTAGCAAAAAATAATATAAAAACCAAAGTAATTAATAGAAGTAAAAAAGATGATTTTTTATGCGAAGTTCATACGGCATTAGATGAATTTGAATTTGATTTAATTATAAACTCAACAAGCGCAAGTTTAAAAAATCTACTACCTTTAGAAGAAAATCTTTTAGAAAAACTAGCAAAAAATACAAAAATTGCTTATGATTTAGCATATAATCACGATATATTTTTAGATTTTTGTAAGTTAAAAAATCCAAATATTATTACTCAAGATGGACTTGATATGCTTATTTTTCAAGCAGCCCTTGCTTTTGAATATTTTTGCGGAATTTATCCTAACGAAGATTTAATAAATGAAGCAAGAGAACTTATTAAATAA
- a CDS encoding uracil-xanthine permease family protein, protein MIKDAISGLQILFVAFGAMVLVPLLTGLNPAMALLGAGCGTIIFQIITKFKVPIYLGSSFAFITPIIYSMKEWGINSTMFALFCTGFVYFIFAAIIKTKGESFISKLFPAVVIGPVIIVIGLSVAVSAAGMAMGMSGSTQVIDKDIALMLSTFSFLVTIVIAIFGSKMFKLVPILIGAICGYILAFILGYVDTSAIKAAPWFAIPHFETPSINFSAAIFMIPVAIAPVIEHIGAVMAIGAVTKKDYTKDPGLHRTLSGDGVGVCVAGLIGGPPVTTYSEVTGAIMITKNAQVKIMTWAAIFAILLAFVGKFNAILQSIPLPVMGGVMILLFGTIASLGIKTLVDAKIDLTNNKNLVIISSTLIVGVGGLSASFGSVSFSGVGLSALLAIILNLILPNKQD, encoded by the coding sequence ATGATTAAAGACGCGATATCTGGACTTCAGATTTTATTCGTAGCCTTTGGTGCAATGGTATTAGTTCCTTTACTTACCGGACTAAATCCTGCAATGGCTCTTTTAGGTGCTGGGTGCGGAACGATTATTTTTCAAATCATTACGAAATTTAAAGTTCCTATATATCTTGGCTCATCATTTGCATTCATAACCCCTATAATTTATTCTATGAAAGAATGGGGAATTAATTCAACTATGTTTGCCTTATTTTGCACAGGATTTGTTTATTTTATCTTTGCTGCAATTATCAAAACAAAAGGCGAGAGTTTTATTAGCAAACTTTTTCCCGCAGTTGTAATTGGCCCTGTAATCATCGTAATAGGTCTTAGCGTTGCTGTAAGTGCAGCTGGAATGGCTATGGGTATGAGTGGCTCAACTCAAGTAATTGATAAAGATATAGCTTTAATGCTTTCTACTTTTTCATTCTTAGTTACTATTGTAATTGCTATTTTTGGCTCAAAAATGTTTAAATTAGTTCCTATTTTAATAGGTGCTATTTGTGGATATATTTTAGCCTTTATTTTAGGCTATGTTGATACTAGTGCAATTAAAGCTGCACCTTGGTTTGCAATCCCACATTTTGAAACACCTAGCATTAATTTTAGTGCAGCAATTTTTATGATACCTGTTGCAATTGCTCCTGTAATTGAGCATATTGGTGCGGTTATGGCAATAGGTGCAGTAACTAAAAAAGATTACACAAAAGACCCAGGTCTTCATAGAACTTTAAGTGGAGATGGTGTTGGAGTTTGTGTTGCAGGTTTAATAGGTGGTCCTCCAGTTACAACTTATTCAGAAGTTACAGGTGCAATAATGATTACAAAAAACGCACAAGTAAAAATTATGACTTGGGCTGCAATATTTGCAATATTACTTGCATTTGTGGGTAAATTTAATGCTATTTTACAATCAATTCCATTACCTGTAATGGGTGGAGTTATGATACTTTTATTTGGAACAATTGCTAGTCTTGGGATTAAAACCTTAGTTGATGCTAAAATAGATTTAACTAATAATAAAAACCTAGTAATTATTAGCTCTACTTTGATTGTAGGTGTTGGTGGGCTTAGTGCTAGTTTTGGAAGCGTTTCGTTTTCAGGAGTTGGACTTAGTGCCTTACTTGCAATTATTCTAAATCTAATCTTACCTAACAAACAAGATTAA